Proteins encoded together in one Vicinamibacteria bacterium window:
- a CDS encoding DUF433 domain-containing protein — MNWLGRIVVSASVRSGKPCVKDTRITVYDVLEYLAGGMSEDQILSDFPALTREDIRACLAFAAARERRLANSVA; from the coding sequence CGAATCGTGGTGAGCGCGTCAGTGCGAAGCGGCAAGCCTTGCGTGAAGGACACGAGGATTACGGTCTATGACGTGCTGGAGTATCTCGCTGGTGGGATGAGCGAGGACCAGATTCTGAGCGATTTTCCGGCTCTCACGCGTGAGGATATTCGGGCATGCCTCGCCTTTGCGGCCGCGCGTGAGCGGCGCCTCGCGAATTCAGTGGCGTGA